A section of the Pseudanabaena mucicola str. Chao 1806 genome encodes:
- the trpC gene encoding indole-3-glycerol phosphate synthase TrpC, with amino-acid sequence MQVRRQSEFARHKGYEIASITDVPQNILEKIVWQKEREVAQMYANESLDAVKAKLVNVQPARDFYGRLQNSLTHPALIAEVKKASPSKGVFREDFNPQAIAKAYEIGGASCLSVLTDADFFQGGFENLQLVRQVVDLPLLCKEFIIDPYQIYWGRSHGADAILLITAILTDADLSELQALIHQLGMTALVEVHTQEELDRVLQIPDVRLIGINNRNLENFVVELEQTKVLMDRLDPDTRNKYLWVSESGIYTRQDLDFVKNCGASAVLVGESLIKQENIKEAVKSLIL; translated from the coding sequence ATGCAAGTACGCCGCCAATCTGAATTTGCCCGTCACAAAGGTTATGAGATCGCCTCTATCACTGACGTTCCCCAAAATATCTTAGAAAAAATTGTCTGGCAAAAGGAGCGTGAGGTAGCGCAAATGTACGCCAACGAGTCGCTAGATGCGGTTAAAGCGAAACTAGTAAATGTGCAACCAGCACGAGATTTTTATGGCAGATTGCAAAATTCTCTTACCCATCCTGCCTTGATCGCCGAAGTCAAAAAAGCATCACCTAGCAAAGGTGTATTTCGAGAAGATTTTAATCCACAAGCGATCGCTAAAGCTTACGAAATTGGCGGAGCAAGTTGTCTCTCAGTATTGACCGATGCAGATTTTTTTCAAGGGGGTTTTGAAAATCTGCAATTAGTACGCCAGGTTGTTGATTTACCGTTACTTTGCAAAGAATTTATTATTGATCCCTATCAAATCTATTGGGGGCGATCGCATGGGGCGGATGCCATTTTATTAATTACCGCAATTCTCACTGATGCCGATTTGTCTGAGTTACAAGCCTTAATTCATCAGTTAGGGATGACGGCTTTAGTTGAAGTTCATACTCAAGAGGAATTAGATCGGGTTTTACAAATTCCTGATGTGCGCTTAATCGGGATTAACAATCGCAATTTAGAAAATTTCGTTGTTGAACTTGAGCAGACCAAAGTTTTAATGGATAGATTAGATCCAGACACTAGAAATAAATATCTCTGGGTAAGCGAATCTGGTATTTATACCCGTCAAGATTTAGATTTTGTAAAAAATTGTGGTGCAAGTGCTGTATTGGTTGGTGAATCTTTAATCAAACAAGAAAATATAAAAGAAGCAGTTAAAAGTCTAATCCTCTAA
- a CDS encoding CHASE2 domain-containing protein, whose translation MKLPAPLVNFGAFCKCNHQQLIAGLITLSVSLGVLVLRDNGVFRQIELLSYDSFMRSQINEPSDQRIIIVEISEADIQRFRWPFSDRLFAKLINQIASAKPAVIGIDKYLDLPVLDGRNELVEATKNAGNVVNITFESVDGKSKIEPAKDLAQISRHGYVNLSIDKGAVVRRSAIAGDYGSFALEITQLYLQKLHSKQIAFNPDAIQFMAGKQIIPRMTANYGAYRKEDDSGYQVMIRYRGKPRSFQHIRASDVIDGKFTPDQFRDRAVLIGVTAESLKDSFATPVTADEEVMYGVEIHANIVSQLISATLDDRQFIQVWSNVFENLWIAVWAIIGGGLATFSPNAFKTVGLLVTLSISLTVGSYIAFAQALWLPIFPSLLGLILANVLVMSYQLAIQQSERKVLMGIFSRHVSKELVDIIWSNRDKFMEEGRITGQEVYVTVLFTDMRNFSTTAEAQAPGETLNWLNSYLGTIANEVLAHGGMVDKYIGDAVMAVFGVPIPHINETERTRDAQLAVEAALAIARKLAEMNDIWVAQGLPPVTTGIGINSGNVIAGSLGSSERLEYSVLGDAVNIAARLESFNKEVDGGPYHILISEDTHQRLNNNFKTEFVGKYALKGKKQETEIYRVLDIQKKSNPAIRSASSEIT comes from the coding sequence ATGAAACTCCCCGCCCCTTTAGTTAATTTTGGTGCTTTCTGTAAATGTAATCATCAGCAACTAATTGCTGGTTTGATTACTCTATCAGTATCATTAGGAGTTCTAGTCTTACGGGACAATGGCGTTTTTAGGCAGATCGAGCTTTTGAGTTATGACAGTTTTATGCGATCGCAAATCAACGAACCAAGCGATCAACGTATTATCATAGTGGAGATTTCTGAAGCCGATATTCAAAGATTTCGTTGGCCATTTTCTGATCGGCTTTTTGCCAAACTTATTAATCAAATTGCATCAGCGAAACCCGCAGTAATCGGTATTGATAAATATCTTGATCTTCCTGTTCTGGATGGTAGAAATGAACTAGTTGAGGCAACTAAAAATGCAGGAAATGTCGTTAATATAACCTTTGAATCTGTAGATGGTAAAAGTAAAATTGAACCTGCTAAAGATCTCGCACAAATCAGTCGTCATGGATATGTCAATTTATCTATAGATAAAGGAGCCGTTGTACGTCGTTCTGCTATTGCTGGAGATTATGGTTCATTTGCTCTGGAAATCACCCAGCTATATTTACAAAAATTGCATAGTAAGCAAATAGCTTTTAATCCAGATGCAATTCAATTTATGGCAGGAAAACAGATTATTCCGCGAATGACTGCAAATTATGGAGCATATCGCAAGGAAGATGATAGTGGATATCAAGTAATGATCCGCTATCGCGGTAAACCACGGTCATTTCAACATATCAGGGCAAGTGATGTCATTGATGGAAAATTTACCCCAGATCAATTTCGCGATCGCGCTGTACTGATTGGCGTAACGGCGGAAAGTCTCAAGGATAGCTTTGCTACGCCCGTTACTGCTGATGAAGAGGTGATGTATGGAGTGGAGATTCATGCCAATATTGTCAGCCAGTTAATTAGCGCTACATTAGATGATCGCCAATTTATACAGGTTTGGTCAAATGTTTTTGAAAACCTCTGGATAGCAGTCTGGGCAATTATTGGCGGTGGACTTGCAACCTTTAGTCCTAATGCTTTCAAAACTGTTGGGCTTTTAGTTACTCTTTCGATTAGTTTAACTGTTGGTAGTTATATTGCCTTTGCTCAAGCATTGTGGCTCCCTATCTTTCCTTCATTATTGGGGTTGATTTTAGCAAATGTGTTAGTCATGTCCTATCAACTTGCCATTCAGCAATCCGAGCGCAAAGTTTTGATGGGAATCTTTTCGCGCCATGTTTCCAAAGAACTTGTAGATATCATTTGGAGTAATCGCGATAAATTTATGGAAGAGGGACGCATTACAGGACAAGAGGTGTATGTAACAGTATTGTTTACTGATATGCGGAACTTTAGTACGACTGCCGAAGCTCAAGCTCCAGGAGAAACCTTGAATTGGCTCAATAGCTATCTCGGTACGATCGCTAATGAAGTGTTAGCCCATGGTGGCATGGTCGATAAATATATCGGCGATGCAGTAATGGCGGTTTTTGGTGTCCCAATTCCCCATATCAATGAAACTGAGCGTACCCGTGATGCTCAATTGGCAGTTGAGGCAGCTTTAGCGATCGCCCGTAAACTCGCAGAAATGAATGATATTTGGGTTGCACAGGGATTACCACCAGTAACAACAGGTATTGGTATTAACTCTGGTAATGTGATTGCTGGTAGTTTAGGTAGTTCTGAACGCTTAGAGTATTCAGTTTTAGGAGATGCAGTGAATATCGCTGCTCGTCTCGAAAGTTTTAACAAAGAGGTGGATGGTGGACCGTACCATATTTTGATTAGTGAAGATACCCATCAGAGGTTAAATAATAATTTTAAGACTGAGTTTGTGGGTAAATATGCCCTCAAAGGTAAAAAGCAAGAGACAGAAATTTATCGAGTATTAGATATTCAGAAAAAGTCTAATCCCGCCATTCGATCAGCTTCCTCAGAAATTACATAA
- a CDS encoding cupin domain-containing protein, with protein sequence MSPVNEAHSVIASLSNLHGESAHITVERPWGSFTTLEEGRGYKIKRIEVKPGHRLSLQMHHHRSEHWIVVSGTAKVTCADKETMISTNQSTYVPKCTAHRLENPGIIPLILIEVQNGEYLGEDDIIRFQDDYARHEKK encoded by the coding sequence ATGTCACCAGTAAATGAAGCTCATTCCGTGATCGCCAGTCTATCCAATCTTCATGGGGAATCAGCCCATATTACTGTAGAGAGACCTTGGGGATCATTTACTACGTTGGAGGAGGGGCGTGGTTACAAGATTAAGCGAATCGAAGTCAAACCAGGTCATCGCCTCAGTTTGCAAATGCATCATCATCGTAGTGAACATTGGATTGTAGTATCGGGTACAGCCAAAGTGACCTGTGCGGACAAAGAAACGATGATCAGTACAAATCAATCGACCTATGTACCGAAATGTACCGCACATCGACTTGAAAATCCAGGTATTATTCCGCTAATTCTAATTGAAGTACAAAATGGTGAATATTTGGGTGAAGATGACATTATTCGCTTTCAAGATGACTATGCAAGACATGAGAAGAAATAA
- a CDS encoding protein phosphatase 2C domain-containing protein, giving the protein MENQEQATAVEQQYLWAVGLDTDSFPPASLLGNRYRVISSQIVVDTDAFTLPELPLEFQTYVVSYLKLSRLSLHLPRPYGLLLLGEELNLAEIFLLENVPIDRQGNLCPTLAEIWGQACALRQINLLWQVLNLWEPLAEQNMTRTLIEPQLVRVDGMWVRLLELQADVSAVHISQLGDIWVKWLDQAKPEIAEPIAEFCYSLARGEYDVNSAIAYLDKLTLKVMQNQFFTVRVASATDVGQQRNHNEDACYPDIKRQKRSVQAESLRDRLAIVCDGLGGHDGGEVASSLAIKTLEQQLKTLLNQAENDPEFSSQGFIAQLEMVARVVNNQIVAINDQQQRHAQQRMGTTLVLAVIPRPNGQPSNEVYVVHVGDSRLYCISKDNLRQVTLDDDVATRETTLGYNFYAYSSQRIDGGALIQALGTRGSDMLIPRVQRFFIDEDCLLLLCSDGLSDFERVEQIYDKYLLPVLTEDKPLNLSCQNLIDQANELNGHDNITVALMRCRFAPADSNEDQVSEDEQLTSSEGAEDNVDSEDILHNPNSGNTVAGALVTTTNADKSESFEPIDVPDNLSDSDLESAKTTLAVPRQTNKAFMIILILVALLLGSGLAALQFPQVKDWIRQHVPANFKKFVSPNS; this is encoded by the coding sequence ATGGAAAATCAAGAGCAAGCTACGGCAGTTGAGCAGCAATATCTTTGGGCAGTCGGACTAGATACCGATTCTTTCCCACCTGCATCTTTACTGGGTAATCGCTATCGTGTAATATCCTCACAAATTGTTGTGGATACCGATGCATTCACTCTACCTGAGCTACCACTTGAATTTCAGACTTATGTAGTATCTTACCTGAAGCTATCACGATTGAGCCTGCATCTGCCTCGTCCCTATGGTTTGCTGCTACTGGGTGAAGAGCTAAATCTTGCAGAAATATTTTTATTAGAAAATGTTCCGATTGATCGCCAAGGTAATCTTTGTCCAACCTTGGCTGAGATCTGGGGACAAGCCTGCGCTTTACGCCAAATTAATTTGCTCTGGCAAGTCCTCAACCTCTGGGAACCACTTGCTGAACAAAATATGACTCGTACTTTGATCGAACCTCAGTTGGTGAGGGTTGATGGTATGTGGGTGCGCCTGTTGGAATTGCAAGCGGATGTATCGGCGGTGCATATCTCGCAATTGGGAGACATTTGGGTGAAGTGGCTGGATCAGGCTAAACCCGAAATTGCCGAACCGATCGCTGAATTTTGCTACAGTTTGGCTCGAGGTGAATACGATGTAAATAGTGCGATCGCTTATCTCGATAAATTGACCTTAAAGGTGATGCAGAATCAGTTCTTCACCGTGCGCGTAGCCAGTGCCACTGATGTAGGACAACAGCGCAATCATAATGAGGATGCTTGCTATCCTGACATTAAGCGCCAAAAACGAAGTGTACAGGCTGAGAGTTTACGTGATCGTCTCGCGATTGTCTGTGACGGGCTTGGTGGTCATGATGGTGGTGAAGTCGCCAGTTCACTAGCAATCAAGACCCTCGAACAACAACTCAAAACACTCCTTAATCAAGCTGAGAATGATCCAGAATTCTCATCTCAGGGATTTATCGCCCAGTTAGAAATGGTAGCTCGTGTTGTTAACAATCAAATTGTAGCAATTAACGACCAACAGCAACGCCATGCCCAGCAACGTATGGGAACCACTTTGGTGCTAGCAGTAATTCCTCGCCCTAATGGGCAACCTAGCAATGAAGTCTATGTGGTTCATGTAGGTGACAGTAGACTATATTGCATTAGCAAAGATAATTTACGTCAAGTCACCCTTGACGATGACGTAGCAACTCGTGAGACTACCTTGGGCTATAACTTCTATGCCTATTCCTCACAACGCATTGATGGCGGCGCGTTGATTCAAGCCTTAGGCACTAGAGGCTCTGACATGCTAATACCAAGGGTGCAAAGATTCTTTATCGACGAAGATTGTCTGCTACTACTTTGCTCTGATGGGTTAAGTGATTTTGAGCGCGTTGAGCAGATCTATGACAAATATTTGCTCCCAGTGTTAACTGAAGACAAACCTCTCAACCTCAGTTGTCAAAATCTCATTGATCAAGCCAATGAACTGAATGGGCACGACAATATTACGGTTGCCTTGATGCGTTGTCGGTTTGCACCTGCCGATTCTAATGAGGATCAAGTAAGCGAAGATGAACAGTTAACTTCTTCTGAAGGGGCTGAAGATAATGTGGATTCTGAAGATATTTTGCATAACCCCAATTCTGGCAATACAGTAGCAGGTGCTTTAGTAACCACTACTAATGCTGATAAATCGGAATCTTTTGAACCCATAGACGTACCTGATAATTTGAGTGATAGTGATCTGGAATCAGCAAAAACTACACTAGCAGTGCCCAGACAGACTAACAAAGCTTTCATGATTATTTTGATCTTGGTTGCTCTCTTATTAGGTAGTGGCTTAGCAGCTTTGCAGTTTCCACAGGTAAAAGATTGGATTCGTCAGCATGTACCTGCTAACTTCAAAAAGTTTGTGTCCCCAAATTCCTAA
- a CDS encoding peroxiredoxin yields MLECLRVGNPAPDFEADAVVDQEFTKIKLSSYQKNKYVVLFFYPLDFTFVCPTEVLAFSNRYDDFTKLNTEVIGISVDSKYAHLAWIQTPLADGGLGGDIKCPLVSDLTKAIATAFNVLDPSTGVAFRGLFIIDKAGIVQHTTINNLAFGRSIDETLRTLKAIQHTQIHENEVCPVDWQEGMTAIKIR; encoded by the coding sequence ATGCTTGAATGCCTACGAGTCGGTAATCCTGCACCAGATTTTGAAGCAGATGCAGTCGTCGATCAGGAATTTACCAAAATTAAACTTTCTAGCTACCAAAAGAATAAATATGTTGTTTTATTCTTTTATCCCCTTGACTTTACGTTTGTTTGCCCCACCGAAGTCCTTGCCTTTAGCAATCGCTACGATGACTTTACTAAATTAAATACGGAAGTAATCGGTATTTCTGTTGATAGCAAATATGCTCATCTTGCATGGATTCAAACCCCACTTGCAGATGGTGGTCTGGGCGGTGATATTAAATGTCCCTTAGTATCTGATCTAACTAAGGCGATCGCCACAGCTTTTAATGTGCTTGATCCGTCTACAGGTGTAGCTTTTCGAGGATTGTTTATAATTGACAAAGCAGGAATCGTCCAGCACACAACGATTAATAACTTAGCCTTTGGACGCAGTATTGATGAAACGCTGCGTACCCTGAAAGCAATTCAACATACCCAAATCCATGAAAACGAGGTTTGCCCAGTTGATTGGCAAGAAGGAATGACGGCAATCAAAATTCGATAG
- a CDS encoding DUF3082 domain-containing protein codes for MTEEAQLPSPSNETPSPFKNLTGAAIAATLATGLYAFTNMVAHKLATAPLQTTNTLANRLSTLVRTILLALGSGITMIFAVIALGLVLLTFKQVFMAIFSKSQDL; via the coding sequence ATGACTGAAGAAGCTCAACTCCCATCTCCGTCTAACGAGACACCATCACCATTTAAAAATCTCACAGGCGCAGCGATCGCTGCCACGCTAGCCACTGGGCTCTACGCATTTACAAATATGGTAGCTCATAAGTTAGCAACTGCACCTCTGCAAACTACCAATACTCTGGCGAATCGTCTGTCTACCCTCGTCCGCACCATCCTATTGGCGCTTGGTTCAGGCATAACGATGATTTTTGCCGTAATTGCCTTGGGACTGGTATTACTAACTTTTAAGCAGGTATTTATGGCTATTTTTAGCAAATCACAAGATCTTTGA
- a CDS encoding NAD(P)H-hydrate dehydratase encodes MIDCLSSQAIATADQMQAIEHLIFQAGMPVAALMEKVALRITQRLTELYPTQNYRRIGILVGSGHNGGDALVVARELHHQGRQVKIYRPFAKSKPLTRVHGCYAKSLGIPFVELEALQDCDLIVDGIFGFGLERDINGDVANAIHTINNWQIPVLSIDLPSGIHTDRGDIMGVALQTTHTFCLGLWKRGLLTETATPYVGKLERIGFDIPEQFINQVLGEEHSLWLIEPQILHNRLPIARNPIAHKYEIGHLLLVVGSQKYGGAGLLTAMGAKATGVGMLSIAVPHSLKPLILAQVPDAIVIGCPETASGAIAELPNLDLAKYQAIVCGCGLSLEARPVVKQIIDSDLPLVLDADGLNALAFLDKTAGLDHLQSRKNPVILTPHWGEFCQLFPELRTVERIEALQKAVTLTQSTILLKGAKTAIAFPHNTSSQVWINPESTPALARGGSGDVLAGMLGGLLAQGMAANDVAITGTLWHSQTAIWLTKQRTEMGVDPVTLAQNLLPFIGQKIYR; translated from the coding sequence ATGATCGATTGCCTTTCTTCACAAGCGATCGCTACTGCTGATCAGATGCAAGCGATCGAACATCTGATCTTCCAAGCAGGAATGCCTGTGGCAGCATTAATGGAAAAGGTGGCACTACGGATTACCCAAAGACTAACAGAGCTATATCCTACTCAGAACTATAGGCGCATTGGTATCCTAGTTGGTTCTGGACATAATGGAGGTGATGCCTTAGTAGTAGCGCGAGAACTGCATCATCAAGGGCGACAGGTCAAGATTTATAGACCATTTGCCAAATCTAAACCCTTAACGCGAGTACATGGATGCTATGCCAAAAGCTTAGGAATTCCCTTTGTGGAGCTAGAAGCCTTGCAGGATTGCGATTTGATTGTTGACGGCATCTTTGGATTTGGATTAGAACGGGATATCAATGGGGATGTTGCGAACGCGATTCATACAATCAACAACTGGCAAATTCCCGTTCTCAGTATTGACTTACCATCAGGGATTCACACTGATCGCGGTGATATTATGGGAGTGGCGTTACAGACAACCCATACCTTCTGTTTAGGACTATGGAAGCGTGGTTTACTCACAGAAACTGCTACGCCCTATGTTGGCAAACTGGAAAGAATTGGGTTTGACATTCCTGAGCAATTTATCAATCAGGTATTAGGGGAGGAGCATTCTCTTTGGCTTATAGAACCACAGATACTCCACAATCGTCTTCCAATAGCACGTAACCCTATCGCTCACAAGTATGAAATTGGACATTTACTGCTAGTTGTCGGTTCTCAAAAATATGGCGGGGCGGGGCTCCTTACGGCGATGGGTGCAAAAGCAACTGGAGTAGGTATGTTATCGATCGCTGTTCCCCATTCTCTAAAACCACTGATTCTTGCCCAAGTTCCTGATGCCATTGTGATTGGTTGTCCAGAAACCGCATCAGGGGCAATCGCCGAACTACCAAATCTTGATTTGGCGAAATATCAAGCGATCGTCTGTGGTTGTGGACTATCTCTCGAAGCCAGACCAGTTGTCAAGCAAATTATCGATAGCGATCTCCCCTTAGTCCTTGATGCCGATGGTCTAAATGCTTTAGCCTTTCTGGATAAAACCGCAGGGCTTGACCATTTACAAAGTAGAAAAAATCCTGTAATTCTGACCCCTCACTGGGGCGAGTTCTGTCAGCTATTTCCTGAATTACGCACAGTGGAACGCATAGAGGCTTTACAGAAAGCCGTAACCCTAACGCAATCCACCATTTTACTTAAGGGCGCAAAAACAGCGATCGCTTTCCCTCACAACACCTCATCACAGGTATGGATCAATCCTGAAAGTACTCCTGCCCTAGCGAGAGGTGGTAGTGGTGATGTCTTAGCAGGTATGCTTGGGGGGTTATTAGCTCAAGGTATGGCAGCTAATGATGTGGCGATCACAGGAACGCTATGGCATTCCCAAACCGCGATATGGCTTACGAAGCAACGCACGGAAATGGGGGTTGATCCTGTAACCCTTGCCCAGAATCTGTTACCTTTCATTGGTCAAAAAATTTATCGTTAA
- a CDS encoding alpha/beta hydrolase, with amino-acid sequence MSSTAPQQDFSKKQNFILFAQHGWADTYHDIYYLAQALVNEVSSTNIPIYTPDLGWINTWLTIAPLIDKVERIALEAIAQYPDLPLRIIGHSMGGLIWLEVLNRHQEWWHKVHSLVLVGSPVGGSDLGRLFDPLRLFPLIARDLGKNRRSIAEAIAVKVPTLSIVGNIGNYTDGTVPIGCSQFNRASLVYLNNLRHPTLKNHPRVATAVSQFWSNPTIATVPINTASLLIAKLRAIDLTEIDHQNFADAKVIQTYPDGTKLWTWKNSLQVMHVFVSEKVTNAQGSCDQCIYSAYTGWRDTPKLENILQTL; translated from the coding sequence ATGTCTAGCACTGCCCCGCAGCAAGATTTCTCTAAAAAGCAAAACTTCATACTATTTGCACAGCATGGATGGGCGGATACATACCACGATATCTATTACCTAGCTCAAGCATTAGTAAATGAAGTTTCAAGCACTAATATTCCTATCTATACACCTGATCTAGGTTGGATTAATACTTGGTTAACAATCGCCCCATTAATCGACAAAGTTGAACGAATTGCATTAGAGGCGATCGCCCAATATCCTGATCTCCCCCTACGCATTATTGGTCACTCAATGGGCGGCTTAATCTGGCTCGAAGTTTTAAATCGTCATCAGGAATGGTGGCACAAAGTTCACAGCCTAGTGCTAGTTGGCTCACCCGTCGGCGGCTCTGATTTAGGCAGATTATTCGATCCACTGCGCTTATTTCCGCTAATTGCCCGCGATCTTGGTAAAAATCGTCGCTCGATTGCTGAAGCGATTGCCGTGAAGGTTCCAACTCTATCAATCGTGGGTAATATTGGCAATTATACAGATGGCACAGTACCCATAGGATGTTCGCAATTTAACCGTGCTAGTTTGGTCTATCTCAATAATTTGCGCCATCCCACTCTCAAAAATCATCCCAGAGTTGCTACCGCAGTAAGTCAATTTTGGTCAAACCCGACAATTGCCACAGTCCCAATCAATACAGCTTCTCTGTTAATTGCCAAACTAAGAGCGATCGACCTCACCGAAATTGATCATCAAAACTTTGCTGATGCCAAGGTAATCCAAACCTATCCAGATGGTACAAAGCTCTGGACATGGAAAAATTCATTACAGGTGATGCATGTATTTGTCAGCGAAAAAGTAACAAACGCGCAAGGTTCATGTGATCAATGTATTTATAGTGCCTACACAGGATGGAGAGACACTCCCAAATTAGAGAATATACTCCAAACTTTATAA
- a CDS encoding FAD-dependent oxidoreductase — MSDQTEKSENTKDREDQTEDIQTKIAFRPKLRHILGMLFLGVVLSGAAARTWQIIGQQKISNELIAQDTNSAIPLYDRNGFPNLIPPPPDDAEVWECDVAIISGSLGGVAAAYHSMKTGATTCLIELTPMLGGQVSSQGVSAIDESLLMRYRQQFPLSWTHFKNIIASQPALPRKYSYLKPGSVVADTNSCWVGNLCFTPYSGELAAEEFLRESQRSAPKSRWETQVAFKGASFNDKGDRITAIHGVKRTPRDPNYLSQGRLSRELKSWFNWNSDETFDKKAIRLQAPAGKQMIVIDSSDTGELIAWANLPHRLGAEGFSTTGEVHAVADNPECTQAFTFPFVLKIADDGGRSLKELRKVQPGYSREEHRKDYDLGRFPMFERNSVFNYRRIISLKRDDPFKAIPAKGDMTVVNWNRGNDWGIMNPPLILTDKQIRDSGQQQNWLGGLNTTALKDGENHALLFAEWLMDKYASPEFPLRLMSGPDSPMPTHSGLSMYPYIREGRRILGRQAYGQKEFFMREQDIRRDMIGGRNFSPTSIGLTHYAIDMHGCRYRNWEPSKSPSAAPANEDKVRPITLPLESLIPQRIDNLLMGGKAIAVSHIVNGATRIHVGEWAAGSAAGATAAWIVLQDDPSLTPQAILDRGKISDLKTHLRSQGLLIEW; from the coding sequence ATGAGCGATCAAACAGAAAAATCAGAAAATACTAAAGATCGCGAAGATCAGACCGAAGATATTCAAACCAAAATAGCTTTCAGACCAAAACTACGCCACATTTTAGGAATGTTATTTTTGGGTGTAGTACTTAGTGGAGCTGCTGCGAGAACTTGGCAAATTATTGGTCAGCAAAAAATATCTAATGAACTGATAGCTCAAGATACAAACTCAGCAATACCTCTATATGATCGTAATGGCTTTCCCAACTTAATTCCACCGCCACCTGATGATGCGGAAGTGTGGGAATGTGATGTAGCGATCATTAGCGGATCTCTAGGAGGAGTAGCTGCTGCTTATCACTCGATGAAAACTGGGGCAACAACCTGTTTAATTGAATTAACTCCTATGCTCGGTGGACAAGTGAGTTCCCAAGGAGTCAGTGCGATCGATGAATCCCTACTCATGCGCTATCGTCAGCAGTTTCCTCTTAGTTGGACGCATTTTAAAAATATTATTGCTAGTCAGCCTGCTTTACCCAGAAAATATTCGTACTTAAAACCTGGGAGTGTAGTTGCAGATACTAATAGTTGCTGGGTGGGAAATCTTTGCTTCACTCCCTACTCTGGAGAATTAGCCGCTGAAGAATTTTTGCGTGAGTCACAGCGCTCTGCACCTAAGAGTCGATGGGAAACACAAGTTGCTTTTAAGGGAGCCAGTTTCAACGATAAGGGCGATCGCATTACAGCGATCCATGGCGTGAAAAGGACTCCTCGCGATCCAAATTACTTATCTCAAGGTCGACTATCTCGCGAACTAAAAAGCTGGTTTAACTGGAACTCTGACGAGACTTTCGATAAAAAAGCAATTCGTTTACAGGCTCCCGCAGGCAAGCAAATGATTGTGATTGACTCCAGCGATACAGGAGAGTTAATTGCATGGGCAAACTTACCCCATCGTCTTGGTGCAGAAGGTTTTAGCACAACGGGTGAAGTCCATGCCGTAGCTGATAACCCTGAATGTACTCAAGCATTTACATTCCCCTTTGTTCTGAAAATTGCTGATGACGGAGGGCGATCACTTAAGGAACTTCGCAAAGTGCAGCCAGGTTATTCGAGGGAAGAACATCGCAAGGACTATGACTTGGGCAGATTTCCTATGTTTGAACGCAATAGTGTGTTCAACTATCGCCGTATTATTAGCCTAAAACGGGACGATCCCTTTAAGGCAATCCCTGCTAAAGGTGATATGACCGTCGTAAACTGGAATCGTGGTAACGATTGGGGTATTATGAACCCCCCTTTGATTTTGACGGATAAACAAATCCGTGATTCAGGACAACAACAAAATTGGTTAGGCGGCTTGAATACCACAGCCCTCAAGGATGGTGAAAATCACGCATTGCTATTTGCCGAATGGCTGATGGATAAATATGCTTCACCTGAGTTTCCCCTTCGCTTGATGTCGGGACCTGATAGTCCTATGCCCACCCACTCTGGTTTGAGTATGTATCCTTATATTCGCGAAGGTCGGCGCATTTTGGGTCGTCAAGCCTATGGACAAAAAGAATTTTTCATGCGTGAGCAAGATATTCGCCGCGATATGATTGGTGGTCGCAATTTTAGTCCCACTTCAATCGGCTTAACCCATTATGCAATCGATATGCATGGTTGCCGCTATCGCAACTGGGAACCATCGAAATCACCAAGTGCTGCACCTGCTAATGAGGATAAAGTTCGTCCAATTACTCTTCCTTTGGAGAGCTTGATTCCTCAACGCATTGATAATTTATTGATGGGTGGTAAGGCGATCGCAGTTAGTCATATTGTTAATGGCGCAACCCGTATCCATGTTGGCGAATGGGCAGCAGGCTCAGCCGCAGGTGCAACCGCTGCTTGGATTGTCTTACAAGATGATCCATCGTTAACACCTCAAGCAATTCTGGATCGCGGCAAAATTAGTGATTTAAAAACTCATTTGCGATCGCAAGGTTTATTAATTGAATGGTAA